Below is a window of Planococcus rifietoensis DNA.
GGTCATGGTTCCTCGCCTCGTCGAAGCCTATATCGTATATACGGGTGCGTTGAAAGCGGGACTCGTTGTCATTCCAAGTTCTGAAATGCTGCGGGCGAAAGATATCTCTTACCGGCTGAATCATAGCGAAGCCAAAGCGATCATCGCGTATGAACCGTTTCTGGGCCAATTCGAAGGAGTCGCAGAAATGGATGGGCTGACGAATTTTGTCATCGGCCAAGGGTCGGATTCCTGGATTTCATTGACGGACGAAATGGCTTCAGCTTCCGACCATTACGATGCGGCACCAACCAAGAATGACGATATGGCGTTTCTCTCTTACACCTCGGGGACGACCGGAAATCCAAAAGGCGTGGTCCATAGCCATGGCTGGGCGTACGCACATTTGCGCACCTCTGCAGAGCATTGGCTCGGGGCCAAAAATGGGGATTTGGTCTGGGCGACGGCGAGCCCGGGCTGGCAAAAATGGATCTGGAGCCCGTTCCTTGCGACGCTTGGAAGCGGGGCGACGGCATTTGTCTATAACGGCAAATTCGACCCTGCGCTATATTTGGAGTTGCTGGAACAGCGGAAAATCAATGTGCTGTGCTGCACGCCGACAGAATACCGTCTGATGGCGAAGCAGAAAGAGTTGTCGAAATACGATTTAAGCGCGCTTCACAGTGCCGTGTCAGCCGGCGAACCCTTGAATGCCGAAGTGATCGATGTGTTCCGGAAGCATTTCGAGTTGGATGTACGTGACGGCTATGGACAGACCGAGAATACCTTGCTTGTCGGCACGATGAAAGGCACAGAGGGGCGTACGGGTTCGATGGGCAAACCGACACCGGGCAACCGGGTGGAAATCATCGACGATAACGGCGAGCCTTGTGCAGTTGGAGAAGTCGGGGATATCGCTGTGCACGTCGAGACGCCGGCGCTGTTCAAGGAATATTTCAAAGACGCCGAGCGGACGCAAATGCAGTTCCGCGGTGATTATTATGTAACGGGCGACAAAGCGTCGAAAGACGAAGACGGCTTTTTCTGGTTTGAAGGTCGCGGCGATGACATCATCATTTCTTCAGGCTACACGATCGGGCCGTTCGAAGTGGAAGATGCGCTCGTCAAGCACCCCGCCGTCCAGGAATGCGCCGTCGTCGGTTCACCGGATGAAATCCGCGGGACGATCGTAAAAGCGTTCGTCGTCTTGACTCAAGGACACGATGGTGGAGAAGAGCTCATTAAAGAACTTCAGAACCACGTCAAGGAATTGACGGCGCCTTACAAATATCCGCGTGCGGTCGAGTTCCGCAGCGAGTTGCCGAAAACCGCATCCGGCAAGATCCGCCGCGTCGAACTACGGCAAGCCGAAAACGCAAAAAAATAATAATTTAGCCAAAAGCCCCCGCTCATACCGGGGGCTTTTGCTGTATTTACTTTCCAATAGGGCAGGCATATAATGGGTCTATTATTTCGTGAATAAAAATATTTTAAGAATGGTGCGCGATGCGAAGATGACTGAAGAGAAAAAAGGAACACTGCTGACGATTTTAACTTATACGATTTGGGGATTTCTCCCGATATTCTGGAAACAAGTCGACCATGTGCCTGCTGATGAATTATTGGCCGGCCGTATTTTCTGGGCGTTTTGGCTGACGCTTGGCTTTATTGTGTTGACAGGAGGCGGCAAGCGCTTTGTGGAGGATGTAAAGTCTTTATGGAAATCCAAGAAAACCTTCTTCCTGCTCATGCTTGCTTCGTTTCTCATTTCGGCTAACTGGTTCTTCTATATTTATGCGGTGACCAACGACCGGATTGTCGAAACCAGTCTTGGTTATTACATCAATCCGTTGATTTCCGTGCTGCTCGGCTCGTTCTTTCTAAAGGAAAAGCTGTCGCCGGCGGTGAAAATTGCGTTCGTGCTTGCCGCAATCGGCGTTTCGGTCATCACGATTTCCTATGGGACGCTGCCTTGGCTGGCGCTTGGCATGGCATTCAGCTTTGCATTCTACGGGCTGATCAAGAAGACCATCCAATTGAATGCGTTAAGGGGACTTGCGATCGAGACGCTGTTCGTGCTGCCGTTTGCAACCGCTTATTACGTCTATTTGTTTTCAATCGACCGTGCGGCATTCCTGCATAGCGGCGTGTCGACCGACCTGCTCGTCGTCCTCAGCGGCTTTTTGACCGCCTTGCCGCTGCTATTGTTTGCCATGGGGGCGCCGCTCATTCCTTTGTATATGATCGGCTTTCTTCAATACATTGCGCCGAGCTTGATGCTGTTGATCGGCGTCTTTCTGTATGGCGAGGAGTTCGGTTTGATATCGGTCATTTCCTTCTCATTTATCTGGAGCGCCTTGATCCTGTTTACCGGATCGAAAATCATGGAAGCCAGGCGGACAAGAAAGAACCGCCATTTAGTTGGTGCCGAATTTAGCGGAAAGTGAAACATTTTGAATGCTATTGCGTATAGTTAAATGGAATACTTAAGGAGGGAACTGAAACATGATGAACACAAAACGATGGATCGCTCTGCTGGCCGCTGCTGCTTTGCTGGTGATATCTCTAGTCATTAACTCGGCTTTTTCAGTGCTGCAGTCGGATTTCACTTCAGGCTTTGACGATTGGACAGGCATGGAACAAACGGCTTTAAGCGAACAAGTGGTTGAGTCAGGCGACACGTCGAACCGAATTGCCGTATTGAATGTGGACGGGGCGATCCAGGATACGGGCGAAGCGTCCGTTTTCGCCGCTGCCGGCTATAACCATGATTTGTTCATGGAGCAATTGGAAGCCGTTAAGGAAGACAACAGCGTCAAAGGCGTTGTCTTGAAAGTCAATTCACCGGGTGGAGGCGTCGTTGAGTCTGCACAGATTCACGACAAGATTACGGAAATCCAGGAAGAAACCGGCAAGCCGCTTTACGTTTCGATGGGCGCAATGGCTGCATCAGGCGGTTATTATATTGCCGCACCGGCTGAAAAAATCTTCGTCAGCGAAGAAACTTTGACAGGATCGATCGGCGTCATCATGCAAAGCGTCAATTACGGTGAACTTGCCGAACGCTACGGCGTGGATTTCGTCACCATCAAATCGGGGCCTTACAAAGATATCCTGAGTCCAACGCGCGAAATGACCGATGATGAACGTGCGCTCTTGCAGGATATGCTCGACAGTTCCTATGAGGAATTCGTTGATGTCATCGAAGAAGGACGCGATATGACCGAAGCGGAAGTGAAGGAATACGCAGATGGACGCATCATGAACGGCCGCCAAGCAGTTGAAGCGAACCTTGCGGACGATTTCGGCTTTGAAGAAGATGTCATCCAAGCGATGCGCGATGATTTCGATCTAGCCGATGGCGAAGTCTTTGAGTACGGTGCTGGCGATGACTGGTCTTCGCTGTTTGCAATGAAGGCCGGCTCACTTTTCGGCATGGACATGGAAACGAAGTTCATCTCGGATATGCTGTCCCAAAACAGCGGTCCGCGCATGATGTATCTATACGGTGAAAACTAAGGAGGTGGAGAAGCATGACTGATCACGTCAATAATGATGCGGCGGAGCGAGCGGCTGCAACTCCGCCGGTCCGGCCGGAAAACGATAGAATCCTTTTTTATGAACGCAAGCCGGCTGGTTTCTGGATGCGCTTCTGGGCTTATTTGATCGATATCCTGGTCATTTCGGCAGTTTCGTCTATTTTGATCCGCCCGCTGTTTGCGCTGTTCGGGTGGGAGACGGCTGAGACGGCATGGTACGCGCCTTATGCGATCTTGACCGCGATTGTCTTTTACGGTTATTTTGTCTTGATGACCAAATTTTTTGCGCAGACGGTTGGCAAGATGATTTTCGGCCTGCGCGTCGTTTCACTGAAAACGGATCGCTTGTCCTGGTCCACATTATTGTTCCGCGAATGGATCGGCCGCTTTATTTCGGTGACGATCTTGCCTTTGTACTGGATTGTCGGCTTTACGCCATTGAAACAAGGCGTGCATGATTTCATCGCGGATACGACCGTTGTCCACGAGGAATCTTACCGCAAACAGCAGATGGCGAGAAAACGGCTGGAAGGGTCTCAGTTGCAAGAGAGTGAAGGCATTTAGTATGATAAAGGTAATCTGAAAGGGAGGCGTTGCAATTTGGTACAAATCACATTCAAGCAAAACCCTGTAACATTGCCAGGCAATGAAGTGAAAGTGGGCGATCAGGCACCGGATTTCACGGCGCTATCGAATAGCCTGGAACCGAAGACTTTACAAGACTTCAAAGGCAAAGTGCTTTTGGTCAGTGTCGTTCCATCACTCGATACAGGAGTATGTTCCGATCAGACAAAACGTTTCAGCGAAGAAGCAGCTTCACTCGGAGAAGACGTCGAAGTGCTGACGGTTTCCTGTGACTTGCCATTCGCGCAGAAACGCTGGACAGAAATCAACGGTGTAGACTCCATCACGACATTGTCTGACCACCGCGATCTTTCGTTCGGTGAAGCGTACGGCTTGACGATGCAGGAGCTGCGTTTATTGGCACGTTCCATTTTCGTAGTCGACAAAGACGGAAAAGTGGCATATGTGGAATATGTGGCAGAAGGCACCGATCACCCGGATTACGACAAAGCACTCGAAGCAGTCAAAGAACTGACAAACTAATACCAGGAAACCCACTCTTGCCGAGTGGGTTTCCTTATTGAGGACGGAGATTTATGAATTCATCGATGGAAAGCATTTTTACGGCAATCGACAATGAAACGGTGTCGATCCAAAAACAGGAAGAAAATTCCTATTTAGAAAGTTTGCTGACGACGACCGAACGCTGGCTGGACGGACAATTGAGTATCGCACAAGGCGCAACGAAAGAAAATATGCGAAAAGCGATCCAGCTGTCGATTTTAAAAGGCATGAAAGAGCATGTCCAGCCCCATCACCAAATGACGCCGGATGCTCTCGGGCTGTTGATCGGCTATCTGGTGGAGCTGTTCGTTAAGGAGCAACAAGCGACTGTGCTGGACCCGGCTGCGGGCACGGGCAATCTGCTGTTTACGGTGATGAACTATTTGGACGGCCGTATGAGCGGGACAGCTGTCGAACTGGATGACCTGTTGATCCGGCTGGCTTCGAATATCGGCAATTTGATCGAGCAGCCAGTGACCTTTTATTTGCAGGATGCCCTGCAGCCACTATTGATTGATCCGGTCGACTGCGTCGTTTCCGATTTGCCGGTCGGTTATTACCCGGA
It encodes the following:
- the mbcS gene encoding acyl-CoA synthetase MbcS: MKREQLLAPENYNLVEEFERFATGDGRKAIIWENDQGEKKELTYDELIQQANRAANSFEKAGLKKGDVVLVMVPRLVEAYIVYTGALKAGLVVIPSSEMLRAKDISYRLNHSEAKAIIAYEPFLGQFEGVAEMDGLTNFVIGQGSDSWISLTDEMASASDHYDAAPTKNDDMAFLSYTSGTTGNPKGVVHSHGWAYAHLRTSAEHWLGAKNGDLVWATASPGWQKWIWSPFLATLGSGATAFVYNGKFDPALYLELLEQRKINVLCCTPTEYRLMAKQKELSKYDLSALHSAVSAGEPLNAEVIDVFRKHFELDVRDGYGQTENTLLVGTMKGTEGRTGSMGKPTPGNRVEIIDDNGEPCAVGEVGDIAVHVETPALFKEYFKDAERTQMQFRGDYYVTGDKASKDEDGFFWFEGRGDDIIISSGYTIGPFEVEDALVKHPAVQECAVVGSPDEIRGTIVKAFVVLTQGHDGGEELIKELQNHVKELTAPYKYPRAVEFRSELPKTASGKIRRVELRQAENAKK
- the rarD gene encoding EamA family transporter RarD — protein: MTEEKKGTLLTILTYTIWGFLPIFWKQVDHVPADELLAGRIFWAFWLTLGFIVLTGGGKRFVEDVKSLWKSKKTFFLLMLASFLISANWFFYIYAVTNDRIVETSLGYYINPLISVLLGSFFLKEKLSPAVKIAFVLAAIGVSVITISYGTLPWLALGMAFSFAFYGLIKKTIQLNALRGLAIETLFVLPFATAYYVYLFSIDRAAFLHSGVSTDLLVVLSGFLTALPLLLFAMGAPLIPLYMIGFLQYIAPSLMLLIGVFLYGEEFGLISVISFSFIWSALILFTGSKIMEARRTRKNRHLVGAEFSGK
- the sppA gene encoding signal peptide peptidase SppA translates to MNTKRWIALLAAAALLVISLVINSAFSVLQSDFTSGFDDWTGMEQTALSEQVVESGDTSNRIAVLNVDGAIQDTGEASVFAAAGYNHDLFMEQLEAVKEDNSVKGVVLKVNSPGGGVVESAQIHDKITEIQEETGKPLYVSMGAMAASGGYYIAAPAEKIFVSEETLTGSIGVIMQSVNYGELAERYGVDFVTIKSGPYKDILSPTREMTDDERALLQDMLDSSYEEFVDVIEEGRDMTEAEVKEYADGRIMNGRQAVEANLADDFGFEEDVIQAMRDDFDLADGEVFEYGAGDDWSSLFAMKAGSLFGMDMETKFISDMLSQNSGPRMMYLYGEN
- a CDS encoding RDD family protein encodes the protein MTDHVNNDAAERAAATPPVRPENDRILFYERKPAGFWMRFWAYLIDILVISAVSSILIRPLFALFGWETAETAWYAPYAILTAIVFYGYFVLMTKFFAQTVGKMIFGLRVVSLKTDRLSWSTLLFREWIGRFISVTILPLYWIVGFTPLKQGVHDFIADTTVVHEESYRKQQMARKRLEGSQLQESEGI
- the tpx gene encoding thiol peroxidase encodes the protein MVQITFKQNPVTLPGNEVKVGDQAPDFTALSNSLEPKTLQDFKGKVLLVSVVPSLDTGVCSDQTKRFSEEAASLGEDVEVLTVSCDLPFAQKRWTEINGVDSITTLSDHRDLSFGEAYGLTMQELRLLARSIFVVDKDGKVAYVEYVAEGTDHPDYDKALEAVKELTN
- a CDS encoding class I SAM-dependent methyltransferase, whose translation is MNSSMESIFTAIDNETVSIQKQEENSYLESLLTTTERWLDGQLSIAQGATKENMRKAIQLSILKGMKEHVQPHHQMTPDALGLLIGYLVELFVKEQQATVLDPAAGTGNLLFTVMNYLDGRMSGTAVELDDLLIRLASNIGNLIEQPVTFYLQDALQPLLIDPVDCVVSDLPVGYYPDEATASNYELKAEEGMSYAHHLFIEQSLKHTKEGGYLFFVIPRNIFESPLAGQLHSFLKQQAHIQAVMELPENIFKSAQHAKAVLVLQKKKDGLKAPKEVLLARVPNMSKPETMAKFFTQVNGWFKENKS